Proteins encoded in a region of the Phaenicophaeus curvirostris isolate KB17595 chromosome 1, BPBGC_Pcur_1.0, whole genome shotgun sequence genome:
- the LOC138716584 gene encoding tetraspanin-7-like yields the protein MTVLKLSLMAFSFVFWAAGLTMFIIGLWAKVSLGTYLALSANDYPSAPAILLATGTAVIIWGFLGCFGAATEHRGLLRAYSTFLTAVLAAGLAAGLSALLYRRNIAQGFHEGLRQALLTYGEDEGMADALDALQRALNCCGVESYRDWLTSPWGLEQNGSVPLSCCRIRRGCQHSLPKAHGLHHEGCFSKVSVFVSSNMYYIATCALGLALLQLVGIVLSCLLATRIPTHLLGIATPR from the coding sequence ATGACCGTGCTCAAGCTGTCCCTTATGGCCTTCAGCTTCGTCTTCTGGGCAGCGGGACTGACCATGTTCATCATCGGCCTCTGGGCCAAGGTGTCTCTGGGGACCTACCTGGCACTGTCGGCCAATGACTACCCCAGTGCCCCTGCCATCCTCTTGGCCACCGGCACTGCTGTCATCATCTGGGGCTTTCTGGGCTGCTTCGGTGCCGCCACCGAGCACCGGGGCCTCCTGCGTGCCTACAGCACCTTCCTGACCGCCGTGCTGGCAGCTGGGCTGGCGGCGGGGCTCTCGGCGCTCCTCTACCGCCGGAACATTGCACAGGGTTTTCATGAAGGGCTACGCCAGGCCCTGCTCACCTATGGGGAGGATGAGGGGATGGCGGATGCCCTGGATGCTTTGCAGCGCGCCTTGAACTGCTGCGGTGTGGAGAGCTACCGCGACTGGCTCACATCTCCTTGGGGGCTGGAGCAAAACGGTTCGGTGCCCCTCAGCTGCTGCCGGATCCGGCGGGGTTGCCAGCACAGCCTGCCCAAAGCACACGGGCTGCACCACGAGGGTTGCTTCAGCAAGGTGTCAGTTTTTGTCAGCAGCAACATGTATTACATTGCCACATGTGCCCTAGGATTGGCCCTGCTGCAGCTCGTTGGCATTGTGCTGTCCTGTCTGCTGGCTACCCGCATCCCCACCCACCTGCTGGGCATTGCTACCCCACGCTGA